The genomic segment AAAAACCACAATTGTGATTTCGTACGCTCAATTCTGTAATGGTATTCACCAACCTAAATTTTCCCATGGACTGCATACTAATGCACACGGGTTTgtttgcaaataaaatacagtatatttttttacgATATATAGACAAAAGGTGTTTTCCAcgatatttgtttttttttttaaatcttagaTCGGCCCATTCTACGTAGGCGACCTTCACCAAACTGAATATGCTATTTAATATACATTGATTTATAGAATGACGTTAACTGAAATATAAATTGAAAACCTATTATTTACTATTTCACAATTTCGatgtaaaattatgttttaatgaaCGTTACCACTTTCAGCCCTCGCCTCTGTCTAGCTATTATAAATGAACTTACCCAGGTGGGGGCGGGCCGGAGGGCgggtttgtttacattgctCATCACGCGCCATGCGATTCTTGGTTACGTGATGACGTATGTTGAAAGATATCCGATGGAACCTTGAACTCGGAAGAGAAGCGGTTGTTGTATTCTAAATTAAGAgataaaaatgaaatcaaagGTGAGAAAACGTTATTTTGTATCCATGTATGATACCTAGAGTTTGACGTACAGCAACCCATTCTTGAAAACCTAGGAAAACATGATACTCGTTAGGATTTTATGTATTCAGGACATGCTACTTGGTTAGCGCGTCCAAGCTAGCCAGCTTCTgctacacaatttttttttccgGCATCGTGTGAATCACACGGGAAATGGAAATGTGACACTTGCACGCAGTGGTCTGCTTACACATATGCACTTAATGATTTGAATATGTTGAAATCAAAAACTATATGGCTTGCATACGTTTTCCTTAATTTAATATTCAATTGTATTCGGTTGATGACAGCTTCTGTCGTTGGGTATCATTGAGAACACCCCACTTATGTAAATGATAATGGCCATCTTAAGCAAGTTCTAGCTACTCCATGTGATGTCCTTTGGTTCAAtatgatttaaaataatttgccaTATTAACTGGCTTAGATTGCAAACAAATATCCCATGTATTGTTTTTATCACACATTCAAGCTGAATGGGAGAAATAGTGGATTATTGAGAGATCTTTGACAAATCACAAACTACTCTCTGGTTACAAGAGGAATGCAATACAAAGTCCTGTGTCCAGCAGTACCTGTTTTAGATCTAGAAGAATGCCAGTTTATATACAACTAAAGTACAGTAGCTATTCTATGTAATCTGTTGTAGGGAAAGGTTCCATAGCCTGACAGAAAAGTTAAGTACATCAAAACTTCTTTGGTTAAAGCAAGTTATATTCAGGGGTTGAATTATTTCTGCCTGTGGAATGCCGCCATAGAAAGCATGATTAAGAATCCCAATTCTTTAACCCAGTCCAATTCTGTGGCACGTTCAGCTGGGATTTTGGAGCCGTTGAATGGAAATATGCTATGAAGAACCAACATGTGTTGAACTTGGTAATGAACTATGGCACATGGCAGCTCTTTTTATTGAATTTCTGTCCATAATGGTTAATAGGCTTCCATAAATCCAACTGTTCCACCATTTGGTTGTTTTGGCCAGGCCTGGTGTAAAGCAGTGAGTTGCATATTGAAAGCACCCAACCATTAATTAAGTCCCGCCCTCTTCCTGTTTTTCAATGGGTTGTTCAGTACAGCAGAGAAAAGTGAAAATAATTTTGCACGTCCAACTTATTAGGTGTGGGGCAGGaacaatgattaaaaaaaaaataagaatgtccTTAGATCTGGTATGCTCCCAAGGTGAATTTCACACATCACTTTGGGTTTATTCATTCTGCATGTCAGTAACCAAATGATGTACACTTTTCCAAGCTTTGAACCCCCTGGTGACTATGGAGGCTGAGGGCAGCGTGCTCCGTGTGGACTTCCCCAACTTCTCCGGGTCCCTGCTGCAGAAGCTCAACCAGCAGCGGCAGAGGGGCCAGCTATGTGACATCATCGTGGTCATCCAGGGCCACCAGTACCGCGCCCACCGCGCCGTCCTGGCTGCCAGTTCACCGTACTTCTGCGACCAGGTGCTGCTGAAAAACAGTGCCCGCTGCGTCTTGCCCGATGTAATGCACCCGTGTGTGTTCGAGCGCCTCCTTCTCTCCTGCTACACGGGGACACTTCACCTCCCGGCCGGGGAGGTGGTGGCCTTCCTCACCGCGGCCAGCTTCCTCCAGATGTGGCACGTTGTGGACAAGTGCACTGAGCTCTTGGAGGTGGTTGGAAGTGGTCCTAGCTCGCTGACGCACAAGTCTTCCAGCGGCCCGGGGGACAGGCTTTCCCCAGGGGACAGCAGTTATCACAGCCCTGAGGAGGGCTCACTGGGCCTGGAGgccggaggaggaggagcgaTGGAGGGTTTTGCCAAAATGGAGATGGATCAGCTCCTGGAGAACAGCTTCTCCCCGCCCACTTTGGAAAACAACGGTGCCCAGGCTGGCTGCTCCCCGCTGGCTGACCATGAGAGCTCAGGCAGCGAGGCTGCCAGCCAGGAGGGGGATGACGAGGAGGGCGGCGAGGGGGACTTTCAGTACTCCCGACCTGCGTATGTACCGCCCAGCATCATGGGACACAGGAAATGGGTCCAGGTCAAGTCGGAGAGGCGTGAGGACTGTGTCGGCGGGGAGCCTGCTGTCCCTGACCCCGACCAGCACAGCCTCGGCCAGCCGTCAGTCAGTCGGGGCTCTGCGGACGACGGCGTCGACGACAAGATGGCGGCGCGGCTGGAGGAGAGCCTGGAAGAGGACCCGCTGGACTTTTACGGCACCTCCATGGAGGGCTTCTCCGCCGACAAGGCCGACGGGACACCGCCCGGCCAGAGAATAGACCTGCCCGCTGGGGAAGGCACGGGCGGAAACCCCGGGGGCGTCCAGGAAGAGACCTCCCACTCGGGCTTCGCCTCAGTGGCCTATAAGCTGTATCCGTGCCAGTGTGGCAAGAGTTTCACCCACAAGAGCCAGCGGGACCGGCATATGAGCATGCATCTGGGCCTGAGGCCGTACGGCTGCGCCGTGTGCGGCAAGAGCTTCAAGATGAAGCACCACCTGGTGGGCCACATGAAGATCCACACTGGCGTCAAGCCGTACGAGTGCAGCCTGTGCGCCAAGCGCTTCATGTGGCGGGACAGTTTCAACCGCCACACGTCCTCCTGTACCAGGGCGCACCAGGCCCGGCGGGCCGTCAACGAGCAGCAGGCCGCCCAGATCTGCTgaccccagccccccccccccccttacacAA from the Esox lucius isolate fEsoLuc1 chromosome 23, fEsoLuc1.pri, whole genome shotgun sequence genome contains:
- the zbtb43 gene encoding zinc finger and BTB domain-containing protein 43 — protein: MEAEGSVLRVDFPNFSGSLLQKLNQQRQRGQLCDIIVVIQGHQYRAHRAVLAASSPYFCDQVLLKNSARCVLPDVMHPCVFERLLLSCYTGTLHLPAGEVVAFLTAASFLQMWHVVDKCTELLEVVGSGPSSLTHKSSSGPGDRLSPGDSSYHSPEEGSLGLEAGGGGAMEGFAKMEMDQLLENSFSPPTLENNGAQAGCSPLADHESSGSEAASQEGDDEEGGEGDFQYSRPAYVPPSIMGHRKWVQVKSERREDCVGGEPAVPDPDQHSLGQPSVSRGSADDGVDDKMAARLEESLEEDPLDFYGTSMEGFSADKADGTPPGQRIDLPAGEGTGGNPGGVQEETSHSGFASVAYKLYPCQCGKSFTHKSQRDRHMSMHLGLRPYGCAVCGKSFKMKHHLVGHMKIHTGVKPYECSLCAKRFMWRDSFNRHTSSCTRAHQARRAVNEQQAAQIC